The Mycolicibacterium lutetiense genome window below encodes:
- the sfnG gene encoding dimethylsulfone monooxygenase SfnG, whose amino-acid sequence MTTERIADHVKFAYWVPNVSGGLVTSDIEQRTDWNYEYNKKLAQTAENNGFEYALSQVRYEASYGAEYQHESTSFSLALLLATERLKVIAAVHPGLWQPAVLAKLGATADHLSGGRFAVNVVSGWFKDEFTHLGEPWLEHDERYRRSAEFLQVLRKIWTEDDVDFRGDFYRIHDFTLKPKPLNTPERPNPELFQGGNSTAARRNGGRYADWYFSNGKDFEGFTEQVVEVRHHARNADRAVKFGLNSFIIARDTEREAKEVLREIVAKANKPAVEGFRSAVQQAGKSTGDKKGMWADSSFEDLVQYNDGFRTQLIGTPEQIAERIAAYRKRGADLILGGFLHFQEEIEYFGANVLPLVREIEAAETDSAETPVLVSA is encoded by the coding sequence ATGACGACTGAACGCATCGCCGACCACGTCAAGTTCGCGTACTGGGTGCCCAATGTCAGTGGCGGTCTGGTCACCAGCGACATCGAACAGCGCACCGACTGGAACTACGAGTACAACAAGAAGCTCGCGCAGACGGCGGAGAACAACGGCTTCGAGTACGCCCTGTCGCAGGTTCGCTATGAGGCGAGCTACGGTGCGGAGTACCAGCACGAATCGACCAGCTTCAGCCTCGCCCTGTTATTGGCCACCGAACGACTCAAGGTCATCGCCGCCGTGCATCCGGGACTGTGGCAACCCGCCGTGTTGGCCAAGCTCGGCGCCACTGCCGATCATCTGTCAGGTGGGCGGTTCGCGGTCAACGTCGTGTCCGGTTGGTTCAAGGACGAGTTCACGCACCTGGGTGAACCGTGGCTCGAACATGACGAGCGCTACCGCCGCAGCGCGGAGTTCCTCCAGGTCTTGCGCAAGATCTGGACCGAGGACGACGTCGATTTCCGCGGTGACTTCTACCGGATCCACGATTTCACTCTCAAGCCCAAGCCGCTGAACACGCCGGAGCGTCCCAATCCCGAGTTGTTCCAGGGCGGTAACTCCACGGCGGCCCGCCGCAACGGCGGCCGTTACGCCGACTGGTACTTCTCCAACGGCAAAGACTTCGAGGGCTTCACCGAACAGGTCGTCGAGGTACGTCATCACGCCCGCAACGCTGACCGAGCGGTGAAGTTCGGTCTCAACTCGTTCATCATCGCCCGCGACACAGAAAGGGAGGCGAAGGAAGTCCTCAGAGAAATCGTGGCCAAAGCGAACAAACCCGCCGTCGAAGGCTTCCGAAGCGCGGTGCAGCAGGCCGGCAAGTCCACCGGGGACAAGAAGGGCATGTGGGCCGATTCCAGTTTCGAGGACCTGGTGCAGTACAACGACGGCTTCCGCACCCAGTTGATCGGCACACCCGAGCAGATCGCCGAACGCATCGCCGCCTACCGCAAACGTGGCGCGGACCTGATCCTCGGCGGGTTCCTGCATTTCCAGGAGGAAATCGAGTACTTCGGCGCCAACGTGTTGCCACTGGTCCGCGAAATCGAGGCAGCCGAAACGGATTCCGCCGAGACACCCGTTCTGGTATCGGCTTGA
- the sucC gene encoding ADP-forming succinate--CoA ligase subunit beta, producing MDLFEYQAKELFAKHNVPTTPGRVTDSAEDAKAIATEIGKPVMIKAQVKVGGRGKAGGVKYAATPKDALEHATNILGLDIKGHVVKKLLVAEASDIAEEYYISFLLDRSNRTYLAMCSVEGGMEIEEVAATKPERLAKVPVDAVKGVDLAFARSIAEQGHLPAEVLDAAAVTIQKLWEVFVGEDATLVEVNPLVRTPDDQILALDGKVTLDANADFRQPGHAEFEDKDATDPLELKAKENDLNYVKLDGEVGIIGNGAGLVMSTLDVVAYAGEKHGGVKPANFLDIGGGASAEVMANGLDVILNDSQVKSVFVNVFGGITACDAVANGIVGALKKLGDEANKPLVVRLDGNNVEEGRRILAEANHPLVVQAETMDAGADKAAELANK from the coding sequence ATGGATCTCTTCGAATATCAGGCAAAAGAGCTGTTCGCCAAGCACAACGTCCCCACGACTCCGGGCCGCGTGACCGACTCGGCCGAGGACGCCAAGGCGATCGCCACCGAAATCGGCAAGCCCGTGATGATCAAGGCACAGGTGAAGGTCGGCGGCCGCGGCAAGGCCGGCGGCGTGAAGTATGCAGCGACCCCCAAAGACGCCCTCGAGCACGCGACCAACATCCTCGGTCTCGACATCAAGGGTCACGTCGTCAAAAAGTTGCTGGTGGCCGAGGCGAGCGACATCGCCGAGGAGTACTACATCTCGTTCCTGCTCGACCGTTCCAACCGCACCTACCTGGCCATGTGCTCGGTTGAAGGCGGCATGGAGATCGAGGAAGTCGCCGCCACCAAGCCTGAGCGGCTCGCCAAGGTCCCCGTCGACGCCGTCAAGGGTGTCGACCTGGCCTTCGCCCGCTCGATCGCTGAGCAGGGCCACCTGCCCGCCGAGGTGCTCGACGCCGCGGCCGTGACCATCCAGAAGCTGTGGGAGGTGTTCGTCGGCGAGGACGCCACCCTGGTTGAGGTCAACCCGCTGGTGCGCACGCCCGACGACCAGATCCTGGCCCTGGACGGCAAGGTCACCCTGGACGCCAACGCAGATTTCCGGCAGCCCGGCCACGCCGAGTTCGAGGACAAGGACGCCACCGATCCCCTCGAGCTCAAGGCCAAGGAGAACGACCTCAACTACGTCAAGCTCGACGGCGAGGTGGGCATCATCGGTAACGGTGCCGGCCTGGTCATGTCGACGCTGGACGTCGTTGCCTACGCGGGCGAGAAGCACGGCGGCGTGAAGCCGGCCAACTTCCTCGACATCGGCGGTGGCGCTTCGGCTGAGGTCATGGCCAACGGCCTCGACGTCATCCTGAACGACAGCCAGGTCAAGAGCGTGTTCGTCAACGTGTTCGGCGGCATCACCGCCTGTGACGCGGTGGCCAACGGCATCGTCGGCGCGCTGAAGAAGCTGGGCGATGAGGCAAACAAGCCGCTCGTCGTCCGTCTGGACGGCAACAACGTCGAAGAGGGCCGGCGCATCCTGGCCGAGGCCAACCACCCCCTGGTTGTCCAGGCCGAGACCATGGACGCCGGCGCCGACAAGGCCGCCGAGCTGGCGAACAAGTAA
- a CDS encoding DUF5336 domain-containing protein, with amino-acid sequence MTYPPSNPGYPPQSGSQFDATQQFAKAVPAPAAPPAAPAASEPGENKLPEILLGVVAVTGLLIYFVSFAFEVQAVIGSLIIVVPLLAGLLAGVGVLPKQKSRVAPAAVLSTLGLLLSITLSVAAGGDADWTIWVLLVLTLVQAGAGIAALLFDAGILTPPAPKPQFDQQPQYGQYGGPSQYYGQQHQPQHGGQSYQQAQPQQPGYPSQYGGYAGGQNTGGFPVQPPQGQQPSGPPTPPTGYPTYGQPQHSGSQAPSAGPAQQPPSQQSGPAPS; translated from the coding sequence ATGACCTACCCGCCCAGTAACCCCGGATACCCGCCGCAATCGGGTTCGCAGTTCGATGCAACCCAGCAGTTCGCCAAGGCGGTTCCCGCTCCGGCGGCCCCGCCCGCCGCCCCGGCCGCGTCAGAGCCCGGTGAGAACAAGCTGCCCGAGATCCTGCTGGGCGTGGTGGCCGTCACCGGCCTGCTCATCTACTTCGTGAGCTTCGCCTTCGAGGTCCAGGCCGTGATCGGTTCGCTGATCATCGTGGTCCCGCTGTTGGCCGGCCTCCTGGCCGGCGTCGGCGTTCTGCCGAAGCAGAAGAGCCGTGTTGCGCCGGCAGCAGTGCTGTCCACCCTCGGGTTGCTGCTGTCCATCACCCTCTCGGTAGCTGCAGGTGGAGACGCCGATTGGACGATCTGGGTTCTCCTTGTGCTCACGCTGGTCCAGGCCGGTGCCGGTATCGCCGCACTTCTGTTCGACGCCGGAATCCTCACCCCTCCGGCGCCCAAGCCGCAGTTCGACCAGCAGCCCCAGTACGGCCAGTACGGTGGCCCGTCGCAGTACTACGGGCAGCAGCACCAGCCGCAGCACGGTGGCCAGTCCTACCAGCAGGCTCAGCCGCAGCAGCCCGGCTACCCGTCGCAGTACGGCGGCTACGCCGGTGGTCAGAACACCGGTGGTTTCCCGGTGCAGCCCCCGCAGGGGCAGCAGCCGAGCGGCCCGCCGACGCCTCCGACCGGCTACCCCACCTATGGCCAGCCGCAGCATTCGGGCTCCCAGGCGCCCTCTGCCGGCCCGGCACAGCAGCCGCCTTCACAGCAATCTGGCCCTGCGCCGTCGTAA
- a CDS encoding S9 family peptidase, with protein sequence MALPELISVEDFFNPPERAAAKISPDGTKIAYLAPWKNRLNVWVQDLDGDASPRCVTADETRSVYIYEWTDDPRWLLYMQDNGGDENWHVFRVDLDHPDTAAVDLTPFPGARASFDLTKGRPGKAIVQTNNRDPQLIDAYELDIASGELTLLAENPGNVITWLCAPNGDLFTNTLTRDGDVELSQWNPATHSLRTITTYDGTDYPLGIFPITITPDGSGIWLGANTGTDRTRLVRIDVATGAETEVDSHPTYDLAAQMVLPSPMILSGSTGELIGARYYGERQVIHALDPNFAAVLENLTKLSDGDLGGISSDDRGQRWVVNFTHDRDPAVTYFYDHATGESRMLFRPYPNLNSDSLAPMSPVTITARDGLRLHSYLTLPVGIEPTDLPMVLLVHGGPWSRDCWGFQPDVQMLANRGYAVLQVNFRGSTGYGKGFTKAAIGEFAGKMHDDLIDAVDWAVKQGYADRDKVAIFGGSYGGYAALVGVTFTPDVFAAAIDYVGISSLANFMRTLPNVARPFLSTNWHLYVGDHNDPVQEADMLARSPITKVDQIRTPLLVIQGANDSRVVQAESDNLVEALRTRGVEVEYMVKEDEGHGFLNPDNQIDMYHAVERFLAEHLDGRV encoded by the coding sequence ATGGCGTTGCCCGAACTCATCTCGGTAGAGGACTTCTTCAACCCACCCGAGCGCGCAGCCGCAAAGATCTCACCGGACGGAACCAAGATCGCCTACCTGGCGCCGTGGAAGAACCGCCTCAACGTGTGGGTTCAGGACCTCGACGGCGATGCATCGCCACGCTGTGTCACCGCGGACGAAACCCGCAGTGTCTACATCTACGAATGGACCGACGATCCGCGATGGCTGCTCTACATGCAGGACAACGGCGGTGACGAGAACTGGCACGTCTTCCGCGTCGACCTGGACCACCCCGACACCGCCGCAGTGGATCTCACACCGTTTCCGGGTGCCAGGGCGAGTTTCGACCTGACCAAGGGCCGGCCCGGAAAAGCGATCGTGCAGACCAACAATCGCGATCCCCAGCTGATCGACGCGTACGAACTCGACATCGCCAGCGGAGAACTCACCCTGCTGGCGGAGAATCCCGGGAACGTCATCACCTGGTTGTGTGCGCCCAACGGTGACCTGTTCACCAATACGCTGACGCGCGACGGTGACGTCGAACTGTCGCAATGGAATCCGGCGACCCACAGCTTGCGGACCATCACCACCTACGACGGCACCGACTACCCGTTGGGCATCTTCCCGATCACCATCACCCCCGACGGCAGCGGCATCTGGCTGGGCGCCAACACCGGCACCGACCGCACACGACTGGTCCGGATCGACGTCGCAACCGGCGCCGAGACCGAGGTGGACAGTCACCCGACCTACGACCTGGCGGCCCAGATGGTACTGCCGTCACCGATGATCCTGAGCGGGAGCACGGGAGAACTGATCGGTGCCCGCTACTACGGCGAACGTCAGGTGATTCATGCCCTCGACCCGAATTTCGCTGCCGTACTTGAAAATCTGACCAAACTGTCCGACGGCGACCTGGGCGGCATCTCTTCGGACGACCGCGGGCAACGATGGGTGGTCAACTTCACCCACGACCGCGACCCCGCCGTCACCTACTTCTACGACCACGCCACCGGCGAAAGCCGGATGCTTTTCCGGCCATACCCGAATCTGAATTCAGATTCACTTGCACCGATGTCCCCGGTGACGATCACCGCACGCGATGGACTGCGGCTGCACTCGTATCTGACCCTGCCCGTCGGGATCGAGCCCACCGACCTGCCGATGGTGCTGCTCGTTCACGGTGGGCCCTGGTCACGGGACTGCTGGGGCTTCCAGCCTGACGTGCAGATGCTGGCCAACCGTGGATATGCGGTGCTGCAGGTCAACTTTCGCGGCTCCACCGGCTACGGCAAGGGCTTCACCAAAGCTGCGATCGGTGAGTTCGCCGGCAAGATGCACGACGATCTGATCGATGCGGTGGACTGGGCCGTCAAGCAGGGCTACGCCGACCGCGACAAGGTGGCCATCTTCGGCGGCTCCTACGGCGGTTACGCCGCGCTCGTCGGCGTTACGTTCACCCCGGACGTGTTCGCCGCTGCGATCGACTACGTCGGGATCTCCAGCCTGGCCAATTTCATGCGCACACTGCCGAATGTGGCGCGGCCCTTCCTGTCCACCAACTGGCACCTGTACGTGGGAGACCACAACGATCCCGTGCAGGAAGCCGACATGCTGGCCCGCTCCCCCATCACGAAGGTGGACCAGATCCGCACGCCACTACTGGTGATCCAGGGCGCCAACGACTCCCGCGTGGTGCAGGCCGAATCCGACAACCTCGTCGAAGCGCTGCGTACGCGGGGCGTCGAGGTCGAGTACATGGTCAAGGAGGACGAGGGACACGGATTCCTCAACCCCGACAACCAGATCGACATGTACCACGCTGTCGAGCGGTTCCTGGCCGAGCATCTCGACGGAAGGGTCTAG
- a CDS encoding TetR/AcrR family transcriptional regulator, whose protein sequence is MRALGEKQDQARLAVSRHACALFWERGVAGTSGDDIAAAAGLSTRTIWRYFRAKERCVEPVLEKSADRFIDILNRWPHEVSLAEHLATDGISHPMAAEDVQDEISAMRIATMTMSEPALRTAYLMVHDRMEQGFIPVIAERLGLPETDLTVRLCAAAVTGAFRVVDEDVSVAVIVEGKKVTEEQALALIDRAIRDATNGRLGGPVES, encoded by the coding sequence GTGAGGGCGTTGGGCGAGAAGCAGGATCAGGCGCGTCTCGCAGTGTCACGACATGCGTGCGCATTGTTCTGGGAGCGTGGGGTCGCCGGTACCAGCGGTGACGACATCGCCGCGGCCGCAGGGCTTTCCACCCGCACGATCTGGCGCTACTTCCGCGCCAAGGAACGCTGCGTCGAACCGGTGCTGGAAAAGTCCGCGGACCGGTTCATCGACATTTTGAACCGGTGGCCGCATGAGGTATCGCTGGCCGAACACCTTGCCACCGACGGGATTTCACATCCGATGGCGGCCGAGGACGTGCAAGACGAGATCAGCGCCATGCGGATCGCCACCATGACGATGTCTGAGCCGGCCCTGCGTACCGCGTACCTCATGGTGCACGACCGGATGGAGCAAGGCTTCATCCCGGTGATCGCCGAGCGACTGGGCCTGCCGGAAACAGACCTCACCGTTCGCCTCTGCGCGGCTGCTGTCACCGGGGCGTTCCGCGTCGTCGACGAGGACGTCAGCGTCGCGGTGATCGTCGAAGGCAAGAAGGTCACCGAGGAGCAGGCACTCGCCCTGATAGACCGCGCGATCCGCGATGCCACCAACGGGCGATTGGGCGGACCCGTCGAATCCTGA
- the sucD gene encoding succinate--CoA ligase subunit alpha, translating into MSIFLNKDSKVIVQGITGGEGTKHTALMLKAGTQVVGGVNARKAGTTVSHKAADGSDVELPVFASVAEAMKETGADVSIAFVPPAFSKDAIIEAIDAEIPLLVVITEGIPVQDSAYAWAYNVDKGEKTRIIGPNCPGIITPGESLVGITPNNITGKGPIGLVSKSGTLTYQMMYELRDLGFSTAIGIGGDPVIGTTHIDAIEAFEKDPETKLIVMIGEIGGDAEEKAAAYIKANVTKPVVGYVAGFTAPEGKTMGHAGAIVSDGAGTAAGKQEALEAAGVKVGKTPSETAAKARELLANL; encoded by the coding sequence ATGTCGATTTTTCTGAACAAAGACTCCAAGGTCATCGTCCAGGGCATCACCGGCGGTGAGGGCACCAAGCACACCGCTCTGATGCTCAAGGCCGGCACCCAGGTCGTCGGCGGCGTCAACGCCCGCAAGGCCGGAACCACCGTGTCCCACAAGGCTGCTGACGGTTCCGATGTGGAGCTGCCGGTGTTCGCCTCGGTCGCCGAGGCCATGAAGGAGACCGGCGCTGACGTGTCGATCGCCTTCGTGCCGCCGGCGTTCTCCAAGGACGCCATCATCGAGGCCATCGACGCCGAGATCCCGCTGCTGGTGGTCATCACCGAGGGAATCCCGGTGCAGGACAGCGCTTACGCGTGGGCCTACAACGTCGACAAGGGCGAGAAGACCCGCATCATCGGGCCGAACTGCCCCGGCATCATCACCCCCGGTGAGTCGCTGGTCGGCATCACGCCGAACAACATCACCGGCAAGGGCCCGATCGGCCTGGTGTCGAAGTCGGGCACGCTGACCTACCAGATGATGTACGAGCTGCGCGATCTCGGCTTCTCCACCGCCATCGGCATCGGCGGCGACCCGGTCATCGGCACCACCCACATCGACGCCATCGAGGCGTTCGAGAAGGATCCCGAGACCAAGCTGATCGTGATGATCGGTGAGATCGGTGGCGACGCCGAAGAGAAGGCCGCCGCCTACATCAAGGCCAACGTCACCAAGCCGGTCGTCGGCTACGTCGCGGGCTTCACCGCTCCTGAGGGCAAGACGATGGGCCACGCCGGCGCCATCGTGTCCGACGGTGCCGGTACCGCGGCCGGTAAGCAGGAGGCCCTGGAGGCCGCCGGCGTGAAGGTCGGCAAGACGCCGTCCGAGACCGCCGCGAAGGCGCGCGAGCTCCTCGCGAACCTGTAA
- a CDS encoding cell division protein PerM, translating to MSNRPVGTRQARELLRVAFGPSVVALVVIAAVVLLQLLIANSDMTGALGATASMWLGVHQVPVSIGGRELGVMPLLPVMAMIWGTARTTAAATAPNSSWFVTRWVVASALGGPILIAAILLAVIHDAASVISELQTPSALRAFFSVLVVHAIGALIGVGSKVGRRTLAALPLPDWLPDAFRAAAAGVLALFGLSGVVTAASLVVHWGTMHDLFAITDSLFGQFSLTLLSILYIPNVIVGASAIAVGSSAHVGLAAFSSFTVFGGDIPAVPVLAAVPTPPLGPIWVALLIVGAASAVAVGQQCARRPLPIGAATGKLVVASALAAVTMALAGFAGGGRLGNFGSVGVDQATFGPAVFLWFVGIGGLTVAMSGGLTRKPRPAAPPPPPPAPEPEPEPELDVIEDDVEYVEAEPELEPDEPLVSWSAEEPGDEPESPQDEYEDYDDVQETVYEPGPRSYEDLDDDPEDHFIVDDIPDDPATGANPRRADD from the coding sequence GTGAGTAACCGGCCAGTCGGCACCCGCCAGGCACGTGAGTTGCTTCGGGTCGCGTTCGGGCCGTCCGTCGTCGCGCTGGTGGTCATCGCCGCGGTTGTGTTGTTGCAGCTGCTGATCGCCAACAGCGACATGACGGGCGCGCTAGGGGCGACCGCCAGCATGTGGCTGGGCGTGCATCAGGTGCCGGTCTCGATCGGCGGCCGCGAGCTCGGTGTGATGCCGCTGCTGCCGGTGATGGCGATGATCTGGGGCACCGCCCGCACGACGGCCGCGGCCACCGCCCCGAATTCCTCTTGGTTCGTCACCCGCTGGGTCGTCGCCTCGGCGCTGGGCGGGCCCATTCTGATAGCGGCCATCCTGCTGGCTGTCATCCATGACGCCGCCTCGGTGATCAGCGAACTGCAGACCCCCAGTGCCTTGCGCGCGTTCTTCAGCGTGCTGGTCGTGCATGCGATCGGCGCGTTGATCGGCGTCGGTTCGAAGGTCGGTCGACGCACGTTGGCGGCCCTGCCGCTCCCGGACTGGCTGCCCGATGCGTTTCGCGCCGCAGCCGCCGGTGTCCTCGCCCTGTTCGGGCTTTCCGGCGTGGTGACGGCGGCCTCCCTGGTGGTGCATTGGGGCACGATGCACGACCTGTTCGCGATTACCGACAGTCTGTTCGGCCAGTTCAGCCTCACTTTGTTGTCGATCCTCTATATCCCCAACGTGATCGTGGGGGCCTCGGCGATCGCGGTCGGATCCAGTGCCCATGTCGGGCTGGCCGCGTTCAGTTCGTTCACCGTGTTCGGCGGCGACATCCCTGCGGTGCCGGTGCTGGCCGCGGTGCCGACGCCGCCGCTGGGCCCGATCTGGGTGGCGCTCCTGATCGTGGGGGCGGCCTCGGCAGTGGCGGTAGGTCAGCAATGTGCACGACGTCCGCTCCCGATCGGGGCGGCCACCGGGAAGTTGGTGGTGGCATCGGCGCTGGCCGCGGTGACGATGGCGCTGGCCGGATTCGCCGGTGGCGGCCGGTTGGGGAATTTCGGGTCCGTCGGAGTCGATCAGGCGACCTTCGGGCCAGCGGTTTTCCTGTGGTTCGTCGGGATCGGCGGGCTGACGGTGGCGATGTCCGGCGGCCTGACCCGCAAGCCGCGGCCCGCGGCCCCGCCCCCGCCCCCACCTGCGCCCGAGCCCGAGCCCGAGCCCGAACTCGACGTCATCGAGGACGACGTCGAGTATGTCGAGGCAGAGCCCGAGCTCGAACCCGACGAACCGCTGGTGTCGTGGTCGGCCGAGGAGCCCGGCGACGAGCCGGAGAGCCCGCAGGACGAGTACGAGGACTACGACGACGTGCAGGAAACCGTCTACGAACCCGGCCCTCGGAGCTATGAAGACCTCGATGACGATCCCGAGGACCACTTCATCGTCGACGACATCCCCGACGACCCGGCGACCGGCGCCAACCCCCGCCGTGCGGACGACTAG
- a CDS encoding acetyl-CoA acetyltransferase: MVDPRTPVIVGVGQFTERIDLDGYRGMSSVELATEAARAALHDCGADAAAVAQAIDTVAGTRQFEISGPQTPTLGVSDNYPRSVARNVGAAPARAILEVIGGQSPQHLVTEFSAAIAAGEAEVVLLFGSENTSTLRHFSKRDDKPDHSGTVEGQLEDRGYGYDGIFDEYTIKHGLIGAPVQYGLLENARRARQGLSVADYRQAMAELFAPFSKVAEKNPYSSAPVERSAEELATVTSSNRMICDPYPRMMVARDQVNQGAAVLMMSVETARKLDVPEEKWVYLRGHADMKEIKLLERAELGYSDAANIAVNEALRVADITLDDVAAFDLYSCFPFPVFNICDGTGLAPDDERGLTLTGGLPFFGGPGNNYSMHCIAEAVNEMRDKPGQFALVGGNGGIASKYSVGIYSTEPADWVADGSAALQDAFNVQERVVIAEKADGPAAIETYTVRYDWTPRTGIIVGRLDVDGSRFLATTTDEALVELLSDGEPLGASIIVQSGEKRNTATLA; this comes from the coding sequence ATGGTCGATCCGCGCACACCTGTCATCGTCGGCGTCGGACAGTTCACCGAACGCATCGATCTTGACGGCTATCGCGGCATGTCCTCGGTCGAGCTGGCCACCGAGGCGGCCAGGGCAGCGCTGCACGATTGCGGGGCCGACGCCGCTGCTGTGGCGCAGGCGATCGACACGGTGGCGGGTACGCGGCAGTTCGAGATCTCCGGCCCACAGACGCCAACCCTGGGTGTGTCCGACAACTACCCGCGCTCGGTGGCGCGCAACGTCGGCGCCGCGCCGGCCCGCGCCATCCTCGAAGTGATCGGCGGCCAGAGCCCCCAGCACCTGGTCACCGAGTTCTCGGCGGCGATCGCGGCAGGCGAGGCCGAGGTGGTGCTGCTGTTCGGTTCGGAGAACACCTCGACGCTGCGCCACTTCTCCAAGCGTGACGACAAGCCGGATCACTCCGGGACCGTCGAAGGCCAGTTGGAGGACCGTGGCTACGGCTATGACGGCATCTTCGACGAGTACACGATCAAGCACGGGTTGATCGGTGCCCCGGTGCAGTACGGCCTGCTGGAGAACGCGCGTCGCGCCCGGCAGGGTCTGTCCGTCGCGGACTACCGGCAGGCGATGGCGGAGCTGTTTGCGCCGTTCTCGAAAGTGGCAGAGAAGAACCCGTATTCGTCTGCCCCGGTGGAGCGCTCGGCCGAGGAGTTGGCCACCGTCACCTCGAGCAACCGGATGATCTGCGACCCGTACCCGCGCATGATGGTGGCGCGCGACCAGGTCAATCAGGGTGCTGCCGTGCTGATGATGTCGGTCGAGACCGCCCGGAAACTCGATGTGCCCGAGGAGAAGTGGGTTTACCTGCGCGGGCACGCCGACATGAAAGAGATCAAGCTGCTGGAGCGCGCTGAACTCGGCTACAGCGATGCCGCGAACATCGCAGTGAACGAGGCGCTGCGGGTCGCAGACATCACCCTCGATGACGTCGCGGCGTTCGATCTGTACAGCTGCTTCCCGTTCCCGGTATTCAATATCTGCGACGGCACCGGTCTGGCACCCGACGATGAACGCGGTCTAACGCTCACCGGCGGTCTGCCCTTCTTCGGCGGCCCGGGGAACAACTACTCGATGCACTGTATCGCCGAGGCTGTCAATGAAATGCGCGACAAGCCAGGGCAGTTCGCTCTAGTCGGCGGCAACGGCGGTATCGCCAGCAAGTACTCGGTCGGTATCTACTCCACCGAGCCCGCCGATTGGGTGGCCGACGGCAGCGCCGCCTTGCAGGATGCGTTCAACGTTCAGGAGCGCGTGGTCATCGCCGAAAAGGCCGATGGCCCAGCCGCAATCGAGACCTACACCGTCCGTTATGACTGGACGCCGCGCACGGGCATCATCGTCGGACGCCTGGATGTCGATGGCAGCCGATTCCTGGCGACGACGACGGACGAGGCGCTGGTGGAGTTGCTCTCAGACGGCGAGCCGTTGGGCGCGTCGATCATCGTGCAATCTGGTGAGAAGCGGAACACCGCGACGCTGGCGTAA
- a CDS encoding LLM class F420-dependent oxidoreductase: MDYGLVLFTSDRGIAPAKAAKLADDHGFTTFYVPEHTHIPIKREAAHPTTGDEFLPDDRYMRTLDPWVSLGTACAVTSRVRLSTAVALPVEHDPITLAKSIATLDHLSGGRVSLGVGFGWNTDELADHKVPPGRRRTMLREYLEAMRALWTEEEASYDGEFVNFGPSWAWPKPVQSHIPILVGAAGNEKNFKWIAKSADGWITTPRDFNIDEPVKLLQDTWAAAGRDGAPQIVALDFKPDADKLAHWRELGVTEVLFGLPDKSEAEVSAYVERLAGKLAALD; encoded by the coding sequence ATGGACTATGGGCTTGTTCTCTTCACCAGTGACCGCGGCATCGCCCCGGCCAAGGCCGCCAAACTCGCCGACGATCACGGCTTCACGACGTTCTACGTTCCCGAACACACCCACATCCCGATCAAGCGCGAGGCGGCTCACCCGACCACCGGTGACGAGTTCCTGCCCGACGACCGCTACATGCGCACCCTCGATCCGTGGGTATCGCTGGGCACCGCCTGCGCGGTGACGTCGCGGGTGCGGTTGTCGACGGCCGTCGCATTGCCGGTCGAACACGACCCGATCACCCTGGCCAAATCGATCGCCACCCTCGACCACCTGTCCGGCGGACGCGTGTCGCTGGGCGTCGGATTCGGTTGGAACACTGACGAACTCGCCGACCACAAGGTCCCCCCGGGCCGCCGCCGCACCATGCTGCGCGAGTACCTGGAAGCCATGCGCGCACTGTGGACCGAGGAAGAAGCCTCCTATGACGGCGAATTCGTGAACTTCGGACCGTCCTGGGCCTGGCCCAAGCCCGTGCAGTCGCACATCCCGATCCTGGTCGGCGCGGCCGGCAACGAGAAGAACTTCAAGTGGATCGCCAAGTCGGCCGACGGCTGGATCACCACTCCCCGCGACTTCAACATCGACGAGCCCGTCAAGCTGCTGCAAGACACCTGGGCCGCCGCCGGACGCGACGGGGCACCGCAGATCGTCGCGCTGGACTTCAAGCCGGACGCCGACAAGCTCGCCCACTGGCGCGAACTGGGCGTCACCGAGGTTCTGTTCGGGCTGCCGGACAAGTCCGAGGCCGAGGTATCGGCGTACGTCGAGCGGCTTGCGGGCAAGCTGGCCGCGCTGGACTAG